A genomic window from Sporanaerobacter acetigenes DSM 13106 includes:
- a CDS encoding RNA polymerase sigma factor, with the protein MTEEQKTQIINLRDEGYSYGEIASDLNISVNTIKSFCRRNDKAKEDKENLEEDQYDNCKYCGRKLEKNHRGKPKKFCSEKCRRAWWKENKDKHEKKAFYTLTCQGCGIEFQSYGNKDRKFCTHACYINHRFKGGDTIDKGTI; encoded by the coding sequence ATGACTGAAGAACAAAAAACACAAATAATAAACTTAAGAGATGAAGGCTATAGCTATGGTGAAATAGCTAGTGACCTTAATATTTCAGTTAATACTATAAAGTCTTTTTGTAGGAGAAATGATAAAGCAAAAGAAGATAAAGAAAATCTTGAAGAGGATCAATATGATAATTGTAAATATTGTGGCAGGAAATTAGAGAAAAATCATCGAGGGAAACCTAAGAAATTCTGTTCTGAGAAATGCAGAAGAGCATGGTGGAAAGAAAATAAAGATAAGCATGAAAAGAAAGCTTTTTATACATTAACCTGCCAAGGATGTGGTATTGAGTTTCAAAGCTATGGAAACAAGGACCGTAAGTTTTGTACCCATGCCTGTTATATAAATCATCGTTTTAAAGGGGGAGATACAATTGACAAAGGAACAATTTGA
- a CDS encoding SHOCT domain-containing protein yields the protein MTKEQFEREKNYQVSLLVAKNMLEENLIDHKEYQKINKALVKKYNPIIGGLYA from the coding sequence TTGACAAAGGAACAATTTGAAAGAGAGAAAAATTATCAAGTGTCTCTTTTAGTGGCAAAGAATATGCTAGAGGAGAATCTTATAGATCATAAGGAATATCAAAAAATTAACAAAGCCTTAGTAAAGAAATATAACCCCATAATAGGTGGGTTGTATGCTTAA